One window from the genome of Candidatus Kryptoniota bacterium encodes:
- a CDS encoding ABC transporter permease, which yields MSVIYIMWLRQVKKYFRSKSRIVGSLGQPLLFLLAFGFGFGSIYKRAGDGNYMQFLAPGIILMSVLFTAIFSGIDLIWDRQFGFLKETMVAPVSRFQIMFGKTLGGATVATIQGIIVFILTLLVGFRPQSIYMLPVAAIVVFLVALLFTSVGIGLASTMEDMQGFQLIINFLVMPIFFLSGALFPLQGIPKALGIIATIDPLSYGVDVLRYSFSSITNFGMATDFAVLLILTGLLLALGSFLFERIQA from the coding sequence ATGAGTGTGATCTACATAATGTGGCTGAGACAGGTCAAGAAGTATTTCAGGTCAAAGTCGAGGATCGTCGGATCGCTTGGACAGCCTTTGCTGTTCTTGTTGGCTTTCGGTTTCGGGTTCGGATCGATATACAAGCGTGCGGGCGATGGTAACTACATGCAGTTTCTTGCTCCGGGTATCATACTCATGAGCGTTTTGTTCACCGCTATATTTTCCGGCATTGACTTGATATGGGACAGGCAGTTTGGATTTCTAAAAGAGACCATGGTCGCTCCTGTCTCGAGGTTTCAGATCATGTTCGGGAAAACACTTGGCGGTGCGACTGTCGCGACAATTCAGGGAATAATCGTGTTCATACTTACACTCCTGGTCGGCTTCAGACCGCAAAGCATTTACATGCTGCCGGTCGCCGCGATCGTCGTCTTCCTTGTCGCCCTCCTTTTTACTTCAGTTGGAATCGGACTTGCGTCGACGATGGAAGACATGCAGGGATTTCAGCTTATCATAAATTTTCTAGTCATGCCCATCTTCTTTCTCTCCGGCGCTCTCTTCCCTCTCCAGGGAATTCCCAAGGCGTTGGGCATTATCGCAACTATCGATCCGCTCAGCTACGGAGTCGATGTGCTCAGGTACTCGTTCTCGTCGATTACGAACTTCGGGATGGCCACGGATTTCGCGGTATTATTAATCCTCACCGGACTGCTCCTCGCGCTCGGAAGTTTCTTGTTCGAGAGGATTCAAGCCTAG
- a CDS encoding ABC transporter permease, giving the protein MAIPFKYMVKNFRTRRLSTIVTLAGIALVIFVFTAVLMMANGVKKTLVTTGSPDNVVVSRKGSNGEISSIIDVETQNIIATLPGVAKSPDGTPAISYQPVVVINLTTPDGGMTNVSVRGVSQQTFYIHPEVKIVSGRNFNPSLHEAIVGEAVARRFQNAKIGGEIKLAGDYWKVVGTFSDNGSGFDSEIWCDSHQIQDAFHRGSTVSTVTLKLDKPSDFDVFKSAFASDKRLQQFEPKGEQAYFSEQSETLAAFISILGTIVTIIFSIGAAIGAMITMYAEVANRTTEIGTLRALGFSRSSVLTVFLCESILISIAGGALGIILASLLQFLSVSTLNFDTFSELTFNFALTPFAVVLSIIFAVFMGVIGGFLPSARAARMNIVNALRGG; this is encoded by the coding sequence ATGGCAATTCCATTCAAATACATGGTGAAGAACTTCAGGACAAGAAGGTTGTCCACAATCGTTACGCTCGCGGGAATAGCGCTCGTCATTTTCGTCTTCACCGCGGTCCTGATGATGGCGAACGGTGTCAAGAAGACGCTGGTCACGACCGGATCGCCCGACAATGTCGTCGTCTCGAGAAAAGGATCGAACGGCGAGATATCGAGCATCATCGATGTGGAAACGCAAAATATAATTGCAACACTACCCGGCGTAGCAAAATCTCCTGATGGGACGCCCGCAATTTCGTACCAGCCGGTCGTCGTGATAAACCTTACGACTCCCGACGGCGGGATGACGAACGTATCCGTCCGCGGCGTATCCCAACAGACATTCTATATCCATCCTGAAGTGAAGATCGTCTCGGGAAGGAATTTCAACCCCTCGCTTCATGAAGCGATCGTGGGAGAGGCAGTCGCGAGAAGATTCCAGAACGCGAAGATCGGCGGAGAAATCAAACTTGCCGGCGACTACTGGAAGGTGGTCGGGACCTTTTCGGATAACGGGAGCGGATTCGATTCCGAAATATGGTGCGACAGTCATCAGATACAAGACGCGTTTCATCGGGGAAGCACCGTGTCCACGGTGACATTGAAGCTGGACAAGCCGTCTGACTTCGACGTTTTCAAATCCGCATTCGCGTCCGACAAGCGACTTCAGCAATTTGAACCGAAGGGAGAACAGGCATACTTCTCAGAGCAATCCGAAACTCTTGCGGCATTCATAAGCATTCTCGGGACGATTGTGACTATCATATTCAGCATCGGAGCCGCTATCGGTGCCATGATAACGATGTACGCCGAAGTCGCCAACAGGACTACCGAGATAGGAACCCTACGGGCGCTGGGGTTCAGTCGCAGCAGCGTGCTGACAGTTTTTCTTTGCGAATCGATACTCATCTCGATAGCAGGTGGCGCGCTCGGAATCATTCTCGCCTCTCTGCTTCAGTTTCTATCGGTTTCCACGTTGAACTTCGATACTTTTTCGGAGCTCACGTTCAATTTCGCTCTCACTCCTTTCGCCGTGGTGCTTTCGATAATATTCGCGGTGTTCATGGGTGTCATCGGGGGTTTCCTCCCTTCGGCACGAGCCGCAAGGATGAACATCGTAAATGCACTTCGCGGAGGATGA
- the pgeF gene encoding peptidoglycan editing factor PgeF, whose translation MKTFVSSELLASYGAVNAVSLRISDMPMLYSMRRTGRIGGPEESNRKKFFKDIGFEESAAARVGQIHSDHFVFVEKSGNYPNADALVTTRKGLPLAISIADCVPVFLFDRRNLTIAAVHAGWRGTSSSIAGKTLEFMIGRGGCRPEDLLAYIGPSAGQCCYEVGEEVAANFDSSFLKPGNAAGKSMLDLKSANAVQLTARGIPSGNIDVNQSCTICNLEFHSFRREGNASGRMIAAIGIR comes from the coding sequence ATGAAAACATTCGTCAGCTCGGAGCTTCTCGCTAGTTATGGAGCAGTGAACGCGGTCAGTTTGCGTATCTCGGACATGCCCATGCTTTACAGCATGCGCCGAACCGGCCGTATCGGCGGTCCGGAAGAATCTAACAGAAAGAAATTCTTTAAAGATATCGGGTTCGAAGAATCAGCGGCAGCAAGGGTAGGCCAGATTCACAGTGACCACTTTGTGTTTGTGGAGAAGTCCGGCAACTATCCGAACGCAGATGCGCTCGTGACGACGAGAAAAGGTCTCCCTCTCGCTATATCCATTGCTGATTGCGTCCCCGTTTTCCTCTTCGACAGGCGAAATCTTACGATCGCCGCAGTACATGCGGGATGGCGGGGCACCAGCTCTTCCATTGCCGGGAAGACGCTCGAATTCATGATCGGCAGAGGCGGATGCAGGCCCGAGGATCTCCTCGCTTATATCGGACCCTCGGCTGGTCAATGCTGCTATGAAGTCGGCGAAGAAGTGGCGGCAAACTTCGATTCAAGTTTTTTAAAGCCGGGAAATGCCGCGGGCAAATCGATGCTCGACCTGAAGTCCGCTAACGCAGTCCAACTGACCGCGAGAGGAATTCCCTCTGGCAACATCGACGTTAATCAAAGTTGTACCATATGTAATCTTGAGTTTCATTCTTTCCGCCGCGAAGGGAACGCCAGCGGGAGAATGATCGCCGCGATCGGAATCAGATAG
- a CDS encoding aminotransferase class I/II-fold pyridoxal phosphate-dependent enzyme, protein MKKTKAKPKVSGTRRVPSANEYSTETHLIYGKAHSEKWDYSHHLVPPITASATFRLESAQRGAQGFVEFAHTVEGKEISKKAPIYIYDRLGEPNKDFLEDNLALAESGDACVSFASGMGAVAASLGILTAPGDQLIAHKMLYGCTYELLTLWYPRYHIDVKFADLTSTKNLERTITPATRVIYFETPVNPTLDLIDIETVSKIVAEENKKRGKRNRISVVVDNTFATPFCQRPIEVGADFVVHSLTKNIGGFGTDVGGAVIGPSWSRDRLLLYRKDFGAVLSTRNAWNALVYGLPTLATRLRRQQETASEIARFLAGHQKIEKVSYPGLEDFKQHSLARKQMRDFDGNFAPGSMIYFVLKGHSPEESRSRGEKLINHLAKNAYTITLAVSLGNIRTLVEHPGSMTHAAIPAAEQIKKGIDPGGMRLSIGLEKVDDIMRDLQEALNLI, encoded by the coding sequence ATGAAGAAGACCAAGGCAAAACCGAAAGTCTCGGGCACCAGGCGAGTGCCGTCGGCAAATGAGTACAGCACCGAAACACATCTCATCTATGGCAAGGCACATTCGGAGAAATGGGATTACTCTCACCATTTGGTCCCGCCTATCACGGCGAGTGCGACATTCAGACTCGAGTCCGCGCAGCGGGGAGCTCAGGGTTTCGTGGAGTTCGCGCACACCGTAGAAGGAAAGGAAATATCGAAAAAGGCGCCTATATACATTTACGACAGGCTTGGTGAGCCGAACAAAGATTTCCTTGAGGACAATCTCGCCCTCGCCGAATCCGGCGACGCATGCGTAAGTTTTGCAAGCGGGATGGGAGCCGTGGCGGCTTCGCTTGGGATACTGACGGCGCCTGGCGACCAGTTGATCGCGCATAAGATGCTTTACGGCTGCACCTATGAGCTCCTGACGCTCTGGTACCCCCGATACCACATCGATGTGAAATTCGCTGACCTGACTTCGACAAAAAATCTCGAGCGCACAATAACTCCCGCGACACGGGTGATTTATTTCGAGACGCCTGTGAATCCGACGCTCGACCTGATCGACATCGAAACAGTTTCAAAAATTGTCGCCGAAGAAAACAAGAAAAGAGGAAAACGAAACCGCATCAGCGTGGTGGTCGATAACACCTTCGCCACTCCGTTCTGCCAACGCCCGATTGAAGTCGGAGCAGACTTCGTGGTTCACTCGCTCACGAAGAATATCGGGGGATTCGGTACAGACGTCGGCGGCGCCGTGATCGGCCCATCATGGAGCAGGGACAGATTACTGCTCTATCGCAAGGATTTCGGCGCGGTCCTCAGTACGCGGAACGCCTGGAACGCTCTCGTGTACGGGCTTCCGACACTTGCCACGCGATTGCGGCGGCAGCAGGAGACCGCCTCTGAAATCGCTCGTTTTCTTGCCGGCCATCAGAAGATCGAGAAGGTCAGTTACCCCGGCCTTGAGGATTTCAAGCAGCATTCACTTGCCAGAAAGCAAATGCGCGACTTCGACGGGAACTTTGCGCCCGGTTCAATGATTTACTTTGTGCTGAAAGGACATTCTCCGGAAGAAAGCAGGAGCCGGGGTGAGAAACTCATCAACCATCTTGCAAAAAATGCGTACACAATAACTCTCGCAGTGAGCTTGGGAAACATCAGGACCCTCGTCGAGCACCCCGGAAGCATGACACACGCTGCCATCCCGGCGGCCGAACAGATCAAGAAAGGAATTGACCCCGGCGGAATGAGACTGTCAATCGGTCTCGAAAAAGTTGACGACATAATGAGAGATTTGCAGGAAGCGCTTAATTTGATTTGA
- a CDS encoding ATP-binding cassette domain-containing protein, with the protein MTLTNVETKIIAVTNLVKKFGDLTAVDNISFEVHKGEIFAFLGPNGAGKSTTIKMLTTLLHPTSGKIMLNGYDPAHSKDGVRKSLGIVFQDPSIDEDLTALENMQFHAVCYKIPKDVRDASIKELLEFVELWDRRGDLVKTFSGGMKRRLEIARGLLHHPTILFLDEPTLGLDPQTRNHMWSYVRDINQRENMTVFFTTHYMEEADRIADRIAIIDHGKIVAVGTADELKSQTRAETLEDAFLNLTGHKIREEEASGLDRMRRMRQMWAGRRR; encoded by the coding sequence TTGACGCTTACAAATGTGGAAACCAAGATCATAGCCGTAACGAATCTTGTAAAGAAATTCGGCGATTTGACCGCGGTCGACAATATCTCGTTCGAAGTGCATAAAGGTGAGATCTTCGCTTTTCTCGGACCGAACGGTGCCGGGAAATCGACGACGATCAAGATGCTAACAACACTTCTCCATCCGACAAGCGGGAAGATAATGTTGAACGGTTACGACCCGGCGCACAGCAAAGATGGCGTCAGAAAGTCGCTTGGGATAGTCTTCCAGGATCCGAGCATTGACGAGGATCTGACCGCGCTGGAGAACATGCAGTTCCACGCGGTGTGCTACAAGATTCCGAAGGATGTTCGCGACGCGAGTATCAAGGAGCTTCTTGAGTTTGTCGAGCTCTGGGACAGGCGCGGCGACCTGGTGAAGACTTTTTCCGGGGGAATGAAGAGAAGACTTGAGATTGCGAGAGGGTTGCTCCATCATCCGACGATTCTGTTTCTTGACGAGCCGACGCTCGGACTCGATCCGCAAACAAGGAACCATATGTGGAGTTACGTGAGGGACATAAACCAACGGGAAAACATGACGGTATTCTTCACCACACATTATATGGAAGAAGCCGATAGAATAGCGGACCGGATCGCTATAATCGACCATGGCAAGATTGTCGCCGTAGGAACCGCGGACGAACTGAAGTCTCAAACGAGAGCGGAGACACTGGAAGACGCATTCCTCAACCTTACAGGACACAAGATCCGCGAGGAGGAAGCGAGCGGACTCGACAGGATGAGAAGGATGAGACAAATGTGGGCGGGGAGGAGAAGATAG
- the amrB gene encoding AmmeMemoRadiSam system protein B: MNRFSVVSAAVLFQLVSVVYAQDIKPIRDNVGFCWDPVQMTRLIDYLKKIEKEHPMPAKIVAAISPHDDYLYAARVYYPLYRTLRAKEVVIFGVTHGDVRSEIGDPHNILILDNYKEWPGLVKDVGISPLREYIKAHLDTSYFIVSYKAHALEHSIEALVPFIQYFNPDAKIVPIMVTQMPFGRMDTISDHLSSIISDYIKVNHLVPGKDIAFLVSSDADHYGPDFNNSPYGEDEKAHAEATANDRRIAHKDLDGVLTSEKVYDLTNEMKNTLWCGKFSVPFGLLTSEKVVMKTNGKELDGKLIRYSDSYSEGVIPLKGTGMGTTAPASYKHWCGWLSEAFYLK; encoded by the coding sequence ATGAATCGCTTCTCGGTAGTGAGTGCCGCCGTTCTATTTCAGTTAGTCTCAGTAGTGTACGCCCAGGACATAAAACCAATTCGAGACAATGTCGGGTTTTGCTGGGACCCGGTCCAGATGACCCGGCTGATTGATTACCTGAAAAAGATTGAGAAGGAACATCCGATGCCAGCGAAAATTGTCGCGGCTATTTCACCCCATGACGATTATTTGTATGCAGCCAGAGTCTATTATCCGCTTTATCGGACGCTGCGTGCCAAAGAAGTAGTGATATTCGGTGTCACCCACGGCGATGTAAGGTCTGAAATCGGTGACCCGCACAACATTCTTATTCTCGACAACTACAAGGAGTGGCCGGGACTCGTCAAGGATGTCGGCATTTCTCCTTTGCGTGAGTACATCAAGGCGCACCTGGACACCTCATACTTCATAGTCAGCTACAAAGCGCACGCGCTCGAACATTCCATTGAAGCGCTCGTGCCGTTTATCCAGTACTTCAATCCAGATGCGAAGATTGTCCCTATAATGGTTACACAGATGCCGTTCGGCAGGATGGATACGATTTCCGATCATCTTTCATCAATAATTTCTGATTACATCAAAGTAAATCATCTGGTTCCGGGTAAGGATATCGCGTTTCTTGTTTCGTCGGATGCGGATCACTATGGACCAGACTTCAACAATAGTCCTTACGGAGAAGACGAGAAGGCGCACGCGGAGGCGACGGCAAACGACAGGCGAATCGCACACAAGGACCTGGACGGTGTTCTCACGTCAGAGAAGGTGTATGACCTCACCAACGAAATGAAGAACACACTCTGGTGCGGAAAATTTTCGGTGCCATTCGGATTGCTGACTTCGGAGAAAGTTGTAATGAAAACAAACGGTAAAGAGCTAGACGGAAAATTAATCAGATATTCTGACTCCTACTCGGAAGGAGTTATCCCTTTGAAAGGAACCGGTATGGGAACCACCGCCCCTGCCTCGTATAAGCACTGGTGCGGATGGCTTTCGGAAGCTTTTTACTTAAAGTGA
- a CDS encoding S9 family peptidase gives MKYFVPSCSVVVQFLIASVSLPQSAQSPFQLVDLRNLVGLSDPRISPDGSTIAVTVSKSDWEKDKAKQEIDLVSVADGSIRPLTFEREGISNVRWSPDGSRLAFSAKDPESKESQIFVMPMNGGDAIRVTDCKTGVAEFSWSPDGSKIAFVAQDTVPNPKAVEHHEDAFQVTDNNYTVRAPLQPWHVWIVSSKGGEAMRLTSGSWSLETDQESISPLVWTNNGTSIAFQWFPDVWEGNSWHCTITQIDTSGGEIRTVVKDEGAAKPQYSGETLAFMRPRNGDLNNGNGVYVDSRGNISDVTRDLARNFYGFVWLPDGDLLLAGEDGTHATFWRLALNGRAEELNLGDVDANAESATVSKNGAICFLGSTSAHPVELYYLDAITGKPKRLTNLNAFADTLKLGRSESVNWRSTDGFDEDGVLTYPVDYKSGKKYPIVILIHGGPEAASTTSFSPLAQLLSAKGFFVLQPNYRGSTNLGDAYQHAIFRDTGEGPGKDILAGLAKTEETGAIDTSRIGISGWSYGGYMTSWLNGFYPDRWKAAVEGAALNDWVMDYTIAYYQTFDLYFFGSSPWTKESWNIWREQSPIELSRNVKAPTLIMGDAGDPNVPIINSYEMYHALRDNGVHTEFYTYPVDTHFPGGIVRRTDVYKRWVEWMEKYLK, from the coding sequence ATGAAGTATTTCGTTCCGAGTTGTTCAGTGGTCGTCCAATTTTTGATAGCGAGCGTGAGTTTGCCTCAGTCCGCACAGAGTCCCTTCCAGCTGGTTGATCTTCGTAATCTTGTTGGCCTGTCCGATCCGCGGATCTCTCCCGATGGATCAACGATAGCAGTGACCGTTTCGAAATCGGATTGGGAAAAAGACAAAGCGAAACAGGAGATAGACCTAGTGTCTGTGGCGGACGGGTCCATTCGTCCCCTGACATTTGAGCGTGAAGGAATCTCGAATGTCCGGTGGTCGCCGGACGGTTCCAGGCTGGCATTCAGCGCGAAAGATCCTGAATCCAAAGAGTCGCAGATTTTTGTGATGCCTATGAATGGTGGTGATGCCATTAGGGTCACCGATTGTAAGACCGGCGTGGCAGAATTTTCGTGGAGCCCAGATGGTTCGAAGATCGCCTTCGTCGCGCAGGATACCGTTCCTAATCCGAAAGCAGTCGAACACCACGAAGACGCATTTCAGGTGACCGACAACAACTACACAGTCCGCGCGCCGCTTCAGCCCTGGCACGTTTGGATTGTCTCATCGAAAGGTGGAGAGGCAATGCGCCTCACGAGCGGCTCATGGAGCCTCGAGACGGACCAGGAATCGATCTCTCCCCTCGTATGGACCAATAACGGAACCTCAATCGCCTTCCAGTGGTTTCCGGATGTGTGGGAAGGAAATAGCTGGCATTGCACGATCACGCAAATCGACACGTCGGGTGGAGAAATAAGAACCGTGGTCAAGGACGAAGGGGCAGCGAAGCCTCAATACTCGGGAGAGACGCTTGCTTTTATGCGCCCGCGGAATGGAGATCTCAATAACGGAAACGGAGTGTACGTCGACTCTCGAGGAAATATTTCGGACGTCACACGCGATTTGGCGAGAAACTTTTATGGCTTTGTCTGGCTTCCGGACGGCGATTTGCTCCTCGCGGGAGAAGATGGAACACATGCCACCTTCTGGCGCCTGGCGTTAAACGGACGCGCCGAAGAGCTGAATCTCGGCGACGTTGATGCGAACGCCGAAAGTGCGACCGTGTCTAAGAATGGTGCTATTTGCTTTCTCGGCAGTACGTCTGCTCATCCGGTGGAGCTCTATTATCTCGATGCAATCACTGGAAAACCGAAACGCTTGACGAATCTGAATGCCTTTGCGGACACTTTGAAACTCGGTAGAAGTGAAAGCGTAAACTGGAGAAGCACTGATGGGTTCGATGAAGATGGCGTTCTGACTTATCCGGTCGATTATAAAAGCGGGAAGAAGTATCCGATCGTTATCCTGATACATGGCGGCCCCGAGGCGGCATCGACTACATCGTTCTCGCCGCTGGCCCAGCTTCTTTCGGCAAAAGGTTTCTTCGTTCTCCAGCCGAACTACCGGGGCAGCACAAACCTTGGAGACGCTTACCAACACGCAATATTCCGCGACACAGGCGAAGGACCCGGAAAGGACATCCTGGCAGGCCTTGCTAAGACTGAAGAGACCGGCGCCATTGATACCAGCCGCATCGGGATTTCCGGTTGGTCGTACGGCGGCTACATGACGTCGTGGCTCAACGGCTTTTATCCTGACAGGTGGAAGGCCGCGGTTGAAGGCGCGGCGCTTAACGACTGGGTGATGGACTATACAATTGCTTATTACCAGACCTTCGATCTTTATTTCTTCGGCAGCTCGCCATGGACTAAAGAGTCCTGGAATATCTGGCGCGAACAGTCGCCGATTGAACTCTCGCGCAACGTCAAAGCGCCGACTTTGATCATGGGCGACGCAGGTGATCCGAACGTGCCGATAATAAACAGCTACGAAATGTACCACGCACTGCGCGACAACGGAGTTCATACCGAGTTTTATACGTACCCGGTCGATACTCACTTTCCGGGCGGAATTGTCAGAAGGACTGACGTTTATAAACGTTGGGTCGAATGGATGGAGAAGTATCTCAAATAA
- the glmS gene encoding glutamine--fructose-6-phosphate transaminase (isomerizing), whose product MCGIVGYIGTKDATKILIEGLKRLEYRGYDSAGVALYRDGRIDVIKTPGKVSKLEKMLSGSNPSNVGIGHTRWATHGEPNTVNAHPHLDCTGRIALVHNGIVENHSALKTKLLSLGHSFKSQTDTEVLAHLIEEFYPKTRSLEIAVRLALKEVDGTFGIVVMSADEPGVLVAARRGSPLLVGLGDSENLIASDASALIKHTREVVYLHDNEIAVLTKEGVTLKNLDDETVERAAERLTFDLEQIEKGGYAHFMLKEINEQPETVLNSMRGRLIDSDGISKMGGLREVEDKIAKAKRFVILACGTSWHAALVGKYILEQVSKIPVEVDYASEFRYRNPVLLEGDIVWTISQSGETLDTLAALREAKGKGAAAYGIVNVVGSTIARESDAGVYIHAGPEIGVASTKAFTSQLVVLNLINLFLARKRRTITVEQGKEIVREMHLLPAKIQQILGNTKEIEAIADEFKESKNFLYLGRGVNFPVALEGALKLKEISYIHAEGYPAAEMKHGPIALIDENMPAVFIALRDSTYEKILSNIQEVRARKGNVIVIANEADDRLKGIADHIIEVPKTLECLSPILSVIPLQLLSYYMAVRRGCNVDQPRNLAKSVTVE is encoded by the coding sequence ATGTGTGGAATAGTAGGGTACATCGGGACCAAAGACGCAACTAAAATCCTGATTGAAGGACTGAAAAGGCTCGAGTATCGTGGCTACGATTCCGCCGGCGTGGCGCTATACCGCGACGGACGCATCGATGTGATTAAGACACCCGGCAAGGTGTCAAAACTCGAGAAGATGCTCTCTGGCTCGAATCCTTCCAACGTTGGGATAGGGCATACTCGCTGGGCGACTCACGGCGAGCCGAATACCGTAAACGCTCATCCGCATTTGGATTGCACCGGAAGAATCGCGCTCGTACACAACGGAATAGTGGAGAACCACTCGGCTCTGAAGACCAAGCTCCTATCGCTCGGACATTCGTTCAAAAGCCAGACGGACACCGAAGTGCTTGCTCATCTCATCGAGGAATTTTATCCGAAGACTCGCAGCCTCGAGATTGCTGTCAGGCTTGCATTGAAAGAGGTGGACGGCACGTTCGGAATTGTGGTCATGTCCGCTGACGAGCCGGGCGTGCTGGTCGCTGCAAGACGAGGGAGTCCGCTTCTCGTCGGGCTGGGGGATTCGGAAAATCTCATCGCTTCAGACGCGTCGGCGCTGATCAAGCACACACGTGAAGTTGTTTATCTCCACGATAATGAAATTGCCGTGCTCACCAAAGAGGGCGTCACTCTCAAGAATCTCGATGATGAGACCGTTGAACGGGCGGCTGAGCGCCTGACTTTCGACCTCGAGCAGATCGAGAAAGGCGGCTATGCTCATTTCATGTTGAAGGAGATTAACGAGCAGCCCGAGACCGTCCTCAATTCGATGCGCGGAAGACTCATCGACTCGGATGGCATTTCCAAAATGGGCGGACTGCGGGAAGTCGAGGACAAGATAGCAAAGGCGAAACGATTCGTGATACTCGCCTGCGGTACGTCATGGCACGCGGCTCTTGTGGGAAAATATATTCTGGAGCAAGTTTCAAAGATTCCTGTAGAAGTAGACTACGCTTCTGAGTTCCGATACAGGAACCCGGTCCTCCTCGAAGGTGACATAGTGTGGACGATAAGCCAGAGCGGGGAGACTCTTGACACTCTGGCAGCGCTTCGCGAAGCAAAAGGTAAAGGCGCCGCTGCGTACGGTATAGTAAACGTCGTCGGAAGCACAATCGCGAGAGAAAGCGACGCCGGAGTGTACATCCATGCGGGGCCTGAAATAGGTGTGGCCTCGACGAAGGCGTTTACCTCGCAGCTTGTTGTACTGAATCTAATAAATCTTTTCCTTGCCAGAAAAAGAAGAACCATAACTGTCGAGCAGGGAAAAGAGATTGTAAGGGAGATGCACCTCCTTCCGGCAAAGATTCAGCAGATACTCGGCAATACTAAGGAGATAGAGGCCATTGCTGATGAGTTCAAAGAATCGAAGAACTTCCTCTATTTGGGTCGGGGCGTGAATTTCCCCGTTGCACTCGAAGGCGCACTGAAGCTCAAAGAAATTTCGTACATCCATGCTGAAGGTTATCCCGCGGCGGAAATGAAACACGGACCCATTGCTCTCATAGACGAGAACATGCCCGCCGTTTTTATTGCTCTGAGAGACTCCACGTACGAAAAAATTCTGAGCAACATACAGGAAGTCCGCGCCCGAAAAGGAAACGTCATCGTAATTGCCAATGAGGCAGACGATCGATTGAAGGGAATTGCAGATCACATCATCGAAGTTCCGAAAACCCTTGAGTGCCTCAGCCCGATACTGTCCGTCATTCCGCTGCAGCTTCTTTCTTACTATATGGCGGTACGCCGCGGATGTAATGTCGATCAGCCCCGAAACCTTGCGAAAAGCGTGACGGTAGAATAA
- a CDS encoding DUF1761 domain-containing protein: MEVHMNYLAVVVAAVASYVIATIWYAVIFGKVWQKLTGITDMKPKPINIILPLIGSFVMSFVLFHSIAFGDYFTKMSGVGGGLMGGFFGWLGYVAPVTLMTKLYEKKPWGLWLLDNGFWLIALLVMGSILSSWM, translated from the coding sequence ATGGAAGTACACATGAATTATCTCGCGGTTGTCGTCGCGGCGGTGGCAAGTTATGTCATAGCTACAATCTGGTACGCTGTGATATTCGGAAAGGTCTGGCAAAAACTGACCGGAATAACGGACATGAAACCAAAACCGATAAACATAATCCTGCCGCTCATCGGTTCGTTCGTAATGAGCTTCGTACTTTTTCACTCGATAGCGTTCGGCGATTACTTTACCAAAATGTCTGGCGTCGGCGGCGGCTTAATGGGCGGATTCTTCGGCTGGCTCGGTTACGTTGCCCCAGTTACCCTGATGACAAAATTGTATGAGAAGAAGCCGTGGGGACTCTGGCTGCTTGACAACGGTTTCTGGTTGATAGCTCTTCTCGTGATGGGTTCGATTCTCTCCTCATGGATGTGA